One genomic window of Struthio camelus isolate bStrCam1 chromosome 1, bStrCam1.hap1, whole genome shotgun sequence includes the following:
- the BACH1 gene encoding transcription regulator protein BACH1 has product MSLSEKSSVIFAYESSVHGTNVLLSLNDQRKQDILCDVTILVEDQRFRAHKAVLAACSSYFLSRIVGQLDSDLIITLPEEVTLKGFSPLLQFAYTAKLILNKDNVSEVCKCAEFLGIRDIEESCFQFLKFKFLDCKSDQQECPRKKCMQRCQKTNPKIGIVDDRDVEIGDETEELLEKECIQTPQTKLCKDEENAKISPALQDNANQICDPVHLERDSVSSSSSLCPKYRKFQKAFGNDRVHTSEPTSSIKGIQVPPIATFLEKELSDNDSIQKAQEYIPMQLVSKCEETQVKMEEEEAESEKKEETKRDPVTQSVSCPVDKMDVTAFPPNSAAPHGPNSVSVLHTYEQYGDLNFSGMQSNTVLAEKTITGTGVRNDKIENQDAPLKVDLCAREAINIASAGDRSSVEREVAEHLAKGFWSDIYSTEACQIHLPPAVAKECLEPVYSGKKSECPWLGIRISESPEPCPQRTFTTLNSVNCPFISNLSAEGCSNSSEISSGDYVQGQQQEPCPYNYVISLGEDSETDTEGDSESCSAREQDCEVKLPFNAQRIISLSRNDFQSFLKMHKLTPEQLDCIHDIRRRSKNRIAAQRCRKRKLDCLQNLESEIEKLQNEKENLLKERNHILSTLGETKQNLTGLCQQVCKEAALSHEQIQILAKYSSSDCPLSFLFPERERTAPSDSELVIPSCVELKDGLSGVTSTNEQSSCYQCVKSVCDATYSQVQELHPVSVTTLEKTSLVEQCGQSGGITDFCQQMTDKCTTDE; this is encoded by the exons ATGTCTCTAAGTGAGAAGAGTAGTGTGATTTTTGCATATGAATCTTCAGTACACGGTACCAATGTACTTCTCAGTCTCAATGATCAGAGAAAGCAAGATATTCTTTGTGATGTTACTATTTTAGTGGAAGATCAGCGATTTCGGGCTCATAAAGCTGTGCTTGCAGCTTGCAGCAGTTACTTCCTTTCAAGAATTGTGGGCCAGTTGGATTCTGATCTTATCATCACTTTACCTGAAGAG gtaacACTTAAAGGATTTAGTCCTTTGCTTCAGTTTGCATACACAGctaaacttattttaaataaagacaatGTGTCTGAAGTTTGCAAGTGTGCTGAATTTTTGGGTATACGTGACATTGAAGAATCTTGCTTTCAGTTtctcaaattcaaatttttgGACTGTAAATCAGATCAACAGGAGTGTCCCAGGAAGAAATGTATGCAGCGTTGTCAGAAAACAAACCCTAAAATTGGCATTGTGGATGATAGGGATGTAGAAATAGGGGATGAAACAGAGGAACTTCTAGAAAAAGAATGTATTCAAACTCCTCAGACAAAGCTCTGTAAAGATgaagaaaatgctaaaatatctCCTGCTCTCCAAGATAATGCTAATCAAATTTGTGATCCTGTACATCTAGAAAGGGATAGTGTTTCAAGCTCATCTTCCCTATGCCCAAAGTATAGGAAGTTCcaaaaagcttttggaaatgaTAGAGTTCATACTTCAGAACCCACTTCCAGTATTAAAGGTATCCAGGTGCCACCAATTGCAACTTTTCTCGAGAAGGAATTGTCTGATAATGATAGCATACAAAAAGCTCAGGAGTATATACCTATGCAGCTGGTCTCAAAATGTGAAGAGACTCAGGTAAaaatggaagaggaggaggcagagagtgagaaaaaggaagaaacaaagagaGATCCTGTGACTCAGAGTGTTTCATGTCCTGTGGACAAAATGGATGTTACTGCCTTCCCCCCAAACTCTGCTGCTCCTCATGGACCTAATTCTGTGTCTGTTCTACACACATATGAGCAATATGGTGACTTGAATTTCAGTGGTATGCAAAGCAACACAGTCTTAGCTGAAAAAACTATAACAGGTACTGGAGTTAGGAATGACAAAATTGAAAATCAAGATGCACCTTTGAAGGTTGATTTGTGCGCTAGAGAAGCCATTAACATTGCATCAGCTGGTGATCGAAGCAGTGTGGAGAGAGAGGTAGCAGAACATCTAGCAAAAGGGTTCTGGAGTGATATTTACAGTACAGAAGCTTGCCAAATACATTTACCACCTGCAGTAGCAAAAGAATGCTTGGAACCAGTATATTCGGGGAAAAAATCGGAGTGTCCATGGCTGGGTATCAGGATCAGTGAAAGCCCTGAACCTTGCCCTCAAAGAACTTTTACAACATTAAATTCTGTCAACTGCCCCTTTATAAGCAACCTTAGCGCTGAAGGATGCTCCAACAGCTCTGAAATTAGCAGTGGCGATTATGTTCAGGGACAGCAACAAGAACCGTGTCCCTATAATTATGTGATAAGTTTGGGAGAAGATTCGGAGACTGACACTGAGGGAGACAGTGAATCGTGTTCAGCAAGAGAACAAGATTGTGAG GTAAAACTGCCATTTAATGCACAAAGGATCATTTCACTTTCCAGAAATGATTtccagtcatttctgaaaatgcataAATTGACTCCTGAACAATTGGACTGTATCCATGATATCCGAAGACGAAGTAAAAATAGAATTGCAGCACAGCGATGTCGTAAGAGAAAACTTGACTGCTTACAGAACCTTGAATCCGAAATTGAAAAACTG caaaatGAGAAGGAGAACTTACTGAAGGAGAGAAACCACATTTTATCAACTCTAggtgaaacaaaacagaatctgACTGGACTTTGCCAGCAAGTGTGTAAGGAAGCAGCCTTGAGTCATGAGCAAATACAAATACTTGCAAAATATTCTTCCTCAGATTGCCCGCTTTCCTTTTTATTCCCCGAGAGAGAACGAACAGCTCCATCTGATAGTGAACTTGTGATACCATCGTGTGTGGAATTAAAAGATGGTCTTTCAGGTGTTACATCTACAAATGAGCAGAGTTCTTGTTATCAGTGTGTGAAAAGTGTGTGTGATGCAACATATAGTCAAGTACAAGAACTGCATCCAGTTTCTGTAACAACACTGGAGAAAACCTCGCTTGTGGAACAATGTGGACAGAGTGGCGGTATCACAGACTTCTGTCAGCAAATGACTGACAAATGCACTACAGATGAGTAA